From Desulfobacterales bacterium:
TCAATTTTTTATTAGCAGCAACACCTCCTACAACAGCAAGACTGCTACATTTTCTTTGAATTGATGCATTTATTATTTTATAAGATAAAACGTCAATTACTGATTCTTGAAAGCTTGCGGCAATGTCTGGAATCATATTTTGGTAATTATCTTTATTAGTTTCAATATATCGCTTAACAGCAGTTTTTATACCACTAAAGCTAAAATCAAATTTATCTTTATCAAGATAGGGTCTTGAAAAATGAATTTTATAAGGGTCTCCCTTTTCAGCTAATTGACCTAAGATAGCTCCTCCAGGATAGCCTAATCCAAGCATTTTTGAAACTTTGTCAAAAGCTTCCCCTGCAGCATCATCCCTTGTCTGTCCCATTAATTCAAAATCAGTATTTGTTTTTACGTAATATATATTTGTATGTCCACCTGAAACAAGAAGAGCAACAAATGGAAAGCAAGGAGGATTATCTTCAAGAAAAACTGAATTTATATGGCCTTCAAGATGATTTACTTGTATGCACGGAATATTTCGGGCATACGCAAACGCTTTAGCAAAAGAAAATCCAACAAGCAATGAGCCTATAAGCCCTGGCCCTTGAGTTACAGCTACAGCATTAATATCATCTATTTTTATTTGAGCTGAATTAATCGCATCTTTAACCACATAAGTGATTGCTTCTATATGTTTTCTCGAAGCAATCTC
This genomic window contains:
- the tsaD gene encoding tRNA (adenosine(37)-N6)-threonylcarbamoyltransferase complex transferase subunit TsaD yields the protein MIILGIETSCDETAAAIVVDGKKLLASVVSSQINVHKNYGGVVPEIASRKHIEAITYVVKDAINSAQIKIDDINAVAVTQGPGLIGSLLVGFSFAKAFAYARNIPCIQVNHLEGHINSVFLEDNPPCFPFVALLVSGGHTNIYYVKTNTDFELMGQTRDDAAGEAFDKVSKMLGLGYPGGAILGQLAEKGDPYKIHFSRPYLDKDKFDFSFSGIKTAVKRYIETNKDNYQNMIPDIAASFQESVIDVLSYKIINASIQRKCSSLAVVGGVAANKKLRERIISEAKPKSITVHIPSISLCGDNAAMIACTGFYKIQSTPYVDNDINKTYNLDVFSKDTALQKNKLRNCLSPQ